Genomic DNA from Ruminococcus sp. OA3:
TGCGTATCCTGGAAAGGCGCTGGCGGTAAGACTCCGGTGTCAGTCCCAGCACTTCGCCCGCTATCCGGCTGTCCAGTTTGAACATCGTTCCCAGGATGAAGATGCACCGGCTTTCTGTATCGAGGCACTGCAGCATCACATTGGTACAGGACATCTTCAGCTCTTCTTCCAGAATGGCTCTCTCAACGTTCTGTGTCAGATCAGGAACGTCCTGTACCTGCCCGTTTTCAATATCATCTCCGTAATACTCAAAGCTCAGGGGATAGTGTGCAAACATATGCTTTTTATAGCTTTTCAGGTGATTTGCAGCGATACTGAAAACCCAGGTGGAAAAAGAACTTTCCTTCCTGAAAGCAGACAGGTGTGTGATGATCTTCAGTATGATGTCCTGAGTGGCATCCTCAGCGTCAGCGAAGGTTCCCAGCATTCGAAGGGAAAGATTGAAGATTAAGTCCTGGACATTGAGAATGACGGTTTCCAGGGCATCTTTGTCCCCGGCAGTTGCTTTTTCGATCAGTGCGGATAATTCCTCGTTCGTTTTTTTATTCATGAAATTTGCCTCCTTATATGATTAGACATCATGAGAATGGCTGTGTGACAGATAAAATCAAAAAAACCGATTGAATCTTATCATATCACTTTTAAATCAACCTTACAAACCAAGCGATTGGTAAAATCTATTAACGGCGAAAGGCATAATCAATTATTCAAAATCAGGAAAGTTTGCTATACTGTGAGATAACAATATTTGCAGCAATTGCAACAGGAAGACAGGAGATGATATCATGACATTAATTCAGCTGAAATATGCAATTACCGTGGCGGGTGAACAATCATTGAATGATGCAGCCAGAGTTCTTTTTATATCGCAGCCCACACTTTCATCGGCAATCCGTTTACTGGAAAAAGAAGTAGGATTTGATATCTTCACACGATCCAGGACGGGCATAACCCTCACTGTGAAAGGGACAGAATTCATCGGTTATGCAAAATCTGTTATGGAACAGTACGAATTACTGGATGCCAGATACATTTCCCAGACGAATGTCAAGAAGAAATTCAGTGTGTCAATGCAGCATTACACGTTTGCGGTGAATGCCTTTGTGGAGCTTGTCAGACAGTATGGTATGGATGAGTACGAATTTGAAATTCATGAGACAAAGACACATGAGGTCATCGAAGATGTTAAAAATCACAAAAGTGAAATTGGGATCTTATATCTGAATGACTTTAACAGGAAAGTGTTAATGAAATTATTTACAGAATATGATCTTGTGTTTCAGCCCCTGTTGGAATGCGGGATTTACGTATATCTGTGGAAGGGGCATCCTCTGGCGGAGCAAAAGGACATAGCACTGGAGGAACTGAAGGAGTATCCATGTCTGGGATTTGCACAGGGAGAACACAATTCGTTTTATTTTGCGGAAGAGGTGTTGAGTACTTATCAATATAAAAGATTCATCAGGGCTAATGACAGGGCAACCCTTCTGAATCTTATGGTTGGACTGAATGGTTATACTTTATGTTCCGGGATTATATGTGAAGACCTGAACGGAAAGGACTATTGTGCTGTTAAACTCAGATCAGACGAGAAGATGACAATTGGATATATCTCCCGGAAGGATGCTCATATAAGTGTGATCGGGCAGAAATATCTGGAGGAGATTGAAAAGTATAAAGAAAATGCATTCAGCTGATCAGGAGGAAATTGAAATGGCAAGAGAAATTGAGACAAAATGCATTCATCTGGAGAAGGAGGAAGGCGGGACCGATCACTATGGGGCGATCAGCTATCCGATCTATCAGACTGCAACCTATGCCCATATGGGGGTTGGGCGAAGTACGGGATATGATTACAGCAGACTGCAGAATCCCACAAGAGAACGCCTGGAAAAGATCGTGGCAGCTTTGGAAAACGGCGTCGATGCACTTGCATTGTCATCAGGTATGGCGGCAATTACGCTGATGATGGAGTTGTTTGTGCCGGGGGACCATCTGATTGTGGATTCTGATCTTTACGGCGGGAGCATTCGCCTGTTCGATAACGTATCTGTGAAAAACGGAATAACATTTTCGGTTATCGACTGCTGTAAAGACAACGTGGAGGACCATATAAATCAAAATACGAGGGCGATCTTTCTTGAAACTCCCACAAACCCAATGATGAATGTTGCGGATATAAGGGTTCTTTCTGAAACAGCGAGAAAATACAATCTTTTATTGATTGTGGATAATACATTCCTGTCACCGTACTTTCAGAATCCGCTTGATCTGGGAGCCGATATCGTAGTGCACAGCGGAACAAAGTATCTCGGCGGGCATAACGATACGCTGGCAGGTTTTCTGGTGACGAACAGGGGGGATATGAGTGAAAAGTTCCGCTTTTTGATTAAGACTACAGGAGCAGGGCTTTCACCATTTGACAGCTGGCTCATTCTGCGGGGTATCAAAACACTCGGCATCCGTATGCAGAAGGCCCAGGAAAATGCGATGGAAATCGCGAACTGGCTGAAGAAGCAAAAGGCAGTAAAACGTGTGATATATCCGGGACTCCCGGAGCATCCGGGATACGGGACCATGAAAAGTCAGTCGCGTGGTTTCGGTGCGATGCTGACATTTCAGCTGGAGAGCAGAGAGTACGCACTGGCTGTTTTGGAGAAAGTCCGCATGATCAGATTCGCTGAAAGTCTTGGAGGGGCAGAAACACTGATAACCTATCCGATAACACAGACACACGCAGATGTGCCCGAGGAAATCAGGGAAAAGAATGGAATCACAGATACAACACTGAGGCTGTCTGCAGGGATTGAAAATGCTAAAGATCTGCTGGAGGAGCTTGATAACGTATTTCATGAAATAGAAGGAGAAAAAGGTGGCGGAAAGAAATCTTGATTTTGATAAAATTGTAAAAAGAAAAGGCACAGGGAGCCTGAAATACGACTTTGGAAACAGGCGAGGTATGCCGGAGGACGTACTGCCTTTGTGGGTTGCGGATATGGATTTTGAGACATCCTCCTATATCTCAGACGCACTGACAGACAGGGTCAGACATGGCATATTCGGCTATAGTGAAGTACAGTCTTCATATTTTGAAAGTGTAAGGGACTGGATGAAGAGACATCATGGCTGGGATGTGAAGGAAGAATGGATGATTAAGACACCGGGCATTGTATTTGCACTGGCGATGGCGGTAAAAGCTTACACTGAGCCGGGAGACAGTGTCTTAATACAACAGCCTGTATATTATCCATTTTCCGAAGTGATTGAGGATAATGGGAGGGAAGTGATAAGCAATACGTTATATCTCGGAACGGATCACCGGTATCATATTGACTTTGAAGATTTTGAACAGAAAATTATAAATGAGAAGATCAGGCTGTTTCTCCTGTGTAATCCTCACAATCCGGTTGGAAGAGTCTGGTCGGAGGATGAACTGGTAAGACTGGGAGATATCTGTGTGAAACATAACGTAATCGTAGTCAGTGATGAAATACATGAGGATTTCGTATTTAAGGGCAGGCACCTGGTATTTGCCAATCTTAAAAAAGAATACGAGGACATCAGTATTACGTGCACGTCCCCGAGCAAAACTTTTAACCTTGCGGGGCTTATCATATCGAACGTATTTATACCGAACCGTGAGCTGAAGCGCAGATTCAGAAAAGAAACACGTGCGGCAGGGATAAGCCAGCTGGGGGTCATGGCGCTCGTGGGCTGTGAGGCGGCGTACAGCAGGGGGGAAGAATGGTATGAAGCGATGCATGCATATGTAGCAGATAATATTGAATATACAAGAGAATATGTGGCGGAAAATCTGCGAGGCGTAACCATGACTGAACATGAAGGGACCTATCTGGTATGGCTGGATTTCAGAGGCCTGGGATTGAGTGTGGATGAGCTGGAGGATTTGATCATTCATAAGGCGGGGCTCTGGCTGGACAGTGGAAAAATATTCGGGGACAGCGGCAAAGGGTTCCAGAGAATCAACGTGGCATGTCCGAGAAGTGTACTGAGGCAGGCACTGGACAGGATAAAAATGGCTGTATACTGCGAGGATTGAGAACATGAAGAAAATCAAACCGCAACCACTGGTTGACAGATTATACAGCGCACTTGGTGGTTGTCAACCGGAAAAAATCTTATGATACAGACAATAAATCTAACATTTGAAAGGATGATAATATGATTTTAGCGGAAAAAATAGCTGCACTTCGCAGGAAAAATGGATGGTCGCAGGAGGAGATGGCATATCAGATGGGAGTGTCCAGACAGTCTGTATCAAAGTGGGAATCGGGAACTTCCATTCCTGACCTGGAACGTATTTTAAAACTCAGCCAGATATTTGGTGTCAGCACAGACTATTTATTAAAAGAAGATATAGAGGAGGAGCCGGCAGCTGCTGTATCAGATACCGGCAGTGATGAACTGGTCAAAACAGTTACGGTGGAGGAGGCCAACGAGTATATGGAACTCAATATACAGGCAGCGAAAAAGTCGGCCATCGCGACGGCATCCTATGTGCTGTCTCCGGTTGTACTTCTCTTCCTGGCAGGACTGTCCGAATACAGACAGAATGTGATCAGTGAAAACATGGCAGGCGGTGTGGGGGTTGTTGTATTGCTTCTGATCGTGGGGATTGCGACGGCGTATTTTGTGATGCTCGGAATGAAACTGGAGAAGTATGAATACCTGGAAAAAGAATGTTTCCGGCTGGAATACGGAGTGGAAGGGATCGTCAGAAAGAGAATGGCGGAATACGAGGGGACTTACCGGATCTGTATTATGGCGGGAGTCTTCCTTTGCATCATCTGCGCTGTACCGCTCATGATAGCGGCAGCGATCGACAGTCCGGACTTTGTATACATTATCTGCACAGAAATTTTGCTGATCATGATAGCGTGTGCCGTTTTTCTGTTCGTATTGGCGGGAGAGAAAAAGGATTGTTTTGAAGTGCTGCTCCAGGAGGGGGACTATACCGCAGAGAAAAAAATGGAAGGGAAAAAGACCGAGCGTGTGAGCCGTATCTATTGGTGCATCATTGTTACGGTGTATCTGGGAGTCAGCCTGTACACAAACGACTGGGACCGGACATGGATCATCTGGCCATGCGCGGCTGTTTTATTCGTAGCGGTGCGTGCCATATGCGGAGCGTTTAAGAACAAGGCAGAGTAGAGAAGACTTTGCCGCAACAACATTTGAGAAAAGGCGCTGATTTACCTGTTCATAAATCAGTGCCTTTTCTGTTTACATTATCAGTTTTTCATAGCTTTTCATATCCATCGGGCGGTAGAAATAAAATCCCTGAGCAAGGCGGCAGCCCATATCCTGAAGTATCTCAGACTGTATCCTGTCCTCCACACCTTCACAGATCACGGTGATGCCCAATTCACCTGCCATACGGATGATACTCTCTACAACAATCTGTTCTCTCTTTCCGGCTACACCGTGACACACGAAGCTGCGGTCCAGTTTTAACACATCTGCAGGTAATTGCCTGAGCTGTCCGAGTGAGGAATAGCCTGAGCCAAAGTCGTCGATTGCTATTTTAAACCAGAGCGCTTTCAGACGGGGCAGCATTCGCTCAATCTTGCCGGAGTCATCGATCAGAGCGCTTTCTGTGATCTCAATTTCCAGAAGCTCATGGGGAATCCTCCACCTGTCCGCTATCTCACAGATGCGTTCCGGGAAATCCTGCTGCTCGAAATGCAGCCTGGAGAAGTTACAGGAAACCGGCAGAAGGCTGTGTCCCTGCTCCTTCCAGCCGTGCATCGTGCGGCAGACGTTCTCGAACAGCCAGAAATCCACCTTTTTTATCATTCCATTCTTTTCAAACAGTGGGATAAACGTTCCGGGCATTAAAAATCCCATTTTGGGATGATTCCAACGGATCAGTGCTTCGCTTCCGATGATCTCCCCGTCTGACATGGAGACTTTGGGCTGATAGTATACTTCAAACTCGTCCGCGGCTAATGCGTCATCCAGTCCTCCCTCCAGCTGACGCGCCTGGAGAGCCTGCCTGCGCATCTGTTCATCGTAGAGAACAGCAAAACTGCCTGGTGTGGATTTCGCATGGCGTCTCGCGTAATTTGCAAAGTCCAGCATTTGTTTGATATCGGTTTTATCCGAAGAAGTTACAGAATACACACCGAATATAAGTTCTATCCGGTAGGGAATGTCTGTGTTTTCTGTTCTCCAACGGTTCAATTTTTCTACGCAGGTCCTGAGACGTCCGATCAGCAGATCCCAGTCTGTGTACCGCATCAGAAGAACAAAGTTGTCGGCTGAGACACGGGCACAGTGCTCACTGCTTTCAAGTTCGTCCTCAAGCACCCGGCTGCAGGCGCGCAGCACCTCATCCCCGACTGCGAAACCGAAGTTATCGTTGATAAGTTTAAACTGGCAGATGTCGCTGTAGAGCAGTGCCAGATTCTGTTCTCCTTCATTGCTCACGTTCTGAGGCCATTTATGGTAAAAACCATTAATGCTGTCAAGACCAGTCAGTTCATCCTGGTAGAGCAGTTCCTGAATTCTCCGGTTGCTGTGCAGGGCATTTCTGAGATTATAGCTGACAAGCAGGATAATGATGAAAAGGACCAGGCTGACGCCAAAGACTACAGCCCACATATGTTCCCGCACGAATTCAGCAAGACTGACTTCTTTTGCGCTGATGGAATTGTTTACCATAAATGTATCTACCTGTTCAACCGGAAGGTACTGAATACATTTATTGATAACAGAGTAAAGCCTTGAATCTTTACCGGAAGATACTCCGACACACATCTTATTGATATATTGCCCCAGGGCAGCTTCCTGCAGTCCGTTATAATCTGTGTTGTTGAGAAAAAATCCGGCAACCTGTGTATTAATGTAAGTTGCATCGGCTTCACCCTTTTGCACGGCTTCCAGACATTCGACCGCAGTAGAATAATATTGCACCTTACTGTGTGGATTATCATTGCTGATAACTTCTGAAAGCTGGTACCCTTCTATGAGTGCCAGAATCTCAGGAGCGCCGGTGTCATAACGGGTGATCATGGATGTGGGGGTGCGCAGATAGTAGAGTGTGGAGTTGATACTATTTCGGCTGTCCCACAGGTAATCTCCGTCAGACAGACACAGCGCGTCAATCTTACCCTGCTGCAGAAGCTTAAGAGCATCTGACTGAGGGTGTGCCTCATAACGGAATTCCAATCCGCTGTTTTCTGCAATGTACTGGAAGACATCAGCGGAAACCCCCCTGAAATTCCCGGTTTTTTCTTCCTGGTATGCCAACGGCGCGAAAGACGGATCGTAAGAAACGATCACAGGGTCTGCATGTTCGATATACTGGCGCTCATCCTTAGTGAATACAGGTTTCTGGTTGGAACTGGGTGCCAGGTATTTGTCATACAGGTCTGCACCATAGCTGGGATTACTCAAAAGTATATTGTCCACGGCACGGTTTAAGTCGTCCAGCAAATCTGGTTTCTTTGCTGTGACGGTTAAAAAAAGCGGACTGGGAGAGAACTGCGCGACGCTGCGGAAAGAGCTGTTTTTTCCCAGATGTGTGATCGCAACACCGTCCAGGGTTCCATCCTCCAGTGCCCCCAGTAATTTGTCAGTCTCATCGTACTCTATGATGTTAAGTACAACCCCATTATTTTTACAGAATTCTTTAAAACGTTCTCCGTCGATGCCTCCACGTATGATGCCGACATTCATTCCCTCAAAAGCAGTAAAATCATCATAGGCATAACGTTCATCGTCCATTCGCACATTGAGGGTGGTATAGATGGAACACATCGGCTGAGTGACAAACAGGACTTCTTCCGCACGCTCTTCAGTATGATAAACAGA
This window encodes:
- a CDS encoding helix-turn-helix transcriptional regulator, whose amino-acid sequence is MILAEKIAALRRKNGWSQEEMAYQMGVSRQSVSKWESGTSIPDLERILKLSQIFGVSTDYLLKEDIEEEPAAAVSDTGSDELVKTVTVEEANEYMELNIQAAKKSAIATASYVLSPVVLLFLAGLSEYRQNVISENMAGGVGVVVLLLIVGIATAYFVMLGMKLEKYEYLEKECFRLEYGVEGIVRKRMAEYEGTYRICIMAGVFLCIICAVPLMIAAAIDSPDFVYIICTEILLIMIACAVFLFVLAGEKKDCFEVLLQEGDYTAEKKMEGKKTERVSRIYWCIIVTVYLGVSLYTNDWDRTWIIWPCAAVLFVAVRAICGAFKNKAE
- a CDS encoding RNA polymerase sigma factor; amino-acid sequence: MNKKTNEELSALIEKATAGDKDALETVILNVQDLIFNLSLRMLGTFADAEDATQDIILKIITHLSAFRKESSFSTWVFSIAANHLKSYKKHMFAHYPLSFEYYGDDIENGQVQDVPDLTQNVERAILEEELKMSCTNVMLQCLDTESRCIFILGTMFKLDSRIAGEVLGLTPESYRQRLSRIRKKMGDFLEAYCGEYGSGRCRCRNRINYAIQNRRLNPKSLDYTSAASIPEDTRVNFKDAMEDIDNTSLKFCFCKTYESPERTRQFLIDFLDSASLSIVKNS
- a CDS encoding EAL domain-containing protein, which gives rise to MNHTFKRILTLITIFLFFYLWLTPVVFASEQNTETVKVGYYEDGDYMSLNQQGEYVGYNIEYIQELAKNSDLQFEIVDTGSWNAAYDMLVRGEIDLLPSVYHTEERAEEVLFVTQPMCSIYTTLNVRMDDERYAYDDFTAFEGMNVGIIRGGIDGERFKEFCKNNGVVLNIIEYDETDKLLGALEDGTLDGVAITHLGKNSSFRSVAQFSPSPLFLTVTAKKPDLLDDLNRAVDNILLSNPSYGADLYDKYLAPSSNQKPVFTKDERQYIEHADPVIVSYDPSFAPLAYQEEKTGNFRGVSADVFQYIAENSGLEFRYEAHPQSDALKLLQQGKIDALCLSDGDYLWDSRNSINSTLYYLRTPTSMITRYDTGAPEILALIEGYQLSEVISNDNPHSKVQYYSTAVECLEAVQKGEADATYINTQVAGFFLNNTDYNGLQEAALGQYINKMCVGVSSGKDSRLYSVINKCIQYLPVEQVDTFMVNNSISAKEVSLAEFVREHMWAVVFGVSLVLFIIILLVSYNLRNALHSNRRIQELLYQDELTGLDSINGFYHKWPQNVSNEGEQNLALLYSDICQFKLINDNFGFAVGDEVLRACSRVLEDELESSEHCARVSADNFVLLMRYTDWDLLIGRLRTCVEKLNRWRTENTDIPYRIELIFGVYSVTSSDKTDIKQMLDFANYARRHAKSTPGSFAVLYDEQMRRQALQARQLEGGLDDALAADEFEVYYQPKVSMSDGEIIGSEALIRWNHPKMGFLMPGTFIPLFEKNGMIKKVDFWLFENVCRTMHGWKEQGHSLLPVSCNFSRLHFEQQDFPERICEIADRWRIPHELLEIEITESALIDDSGKIERMLPRLKALWFKIAIDDFGSGYSSLGQLRQLPADVLKLDRSFVCHGVAGKREQIVVESIIRMAGELGITVICEGVEDRIQSEILQDMGCRLAQGFYFYRPMDMKSYEKLIM
- a CDS encoding LysR family transcriptional regulator — translated: MTLIQLKYAITVAGEQSLNDAARVLFISQPTLSSAIRLLEKEVGFDIFTRSRTGITLTVKGTEFIGYAKSVMEQYELLDARYISQTNVKKKFSVSMQHYTFAVNAFVELVRQYGMDEYEFEIHETKTHEVIEDVKNHKSEIGILYLNDFNRKVLMKLFTEYDLVFQPLLECGIYVYLWKGHPLAEQKDIALEELKEYPCLGFAQGEHNSFYFAEEVLSTYQYKRFIRANDRATLLNLMVGLNGYTLCSGIICEDLNGKDYCAVKLRSDEKMTIGYISRKDAHISVIGQKYLEEIEKYKENAFS
- a CDS encoding MalY/PatB family protein, whose protein sequence is MAERNLDFDKIVKRKGTGSLKYDFGNRRGMPEDVLPLWVADMDFETSSYISDALTDRVRHGIFGYSEVQSSYFESVRDWMKRHHGWDVKEEWMIKTPGIVFALAMAVKAYTEPGDSVLIQQPVYYPFSEVIEDNGREVISNTLYLGTDHRYHIDFEDFEQKIINEKIRLFLLCNPHNPVGRVWSEDELVRLGDICVKHNVIVVSDEIHEDFVFKGRHLVFANLKKEYEDISITCTSPSKTFNLAGLIISNVFIPNRELKRRFRKETRAAGISQLGVMALVGCEAAYSRGEEWYEAMHAYVADNIEYTREYVAENLRGVTMTEHEGTYLVWLDFRGLGLSVDELEDLIIHKAGLWLDSGKIFGDSGKGFQRINVACPRSVLRQALDRIKMAVYCED
- a CDS encoding PLP-dependent aspartate aminotransferase family protein; translated protein: MAREIETKCIHLEKEEGGTDHYGAISYPIYQTATYAHMGVGRSTGYDYSRLQNPTRERLEKIVAALENGVDALALSSGMAAITLMMELFVPGDHLIVDSDLYGGSIRLFDNVSVKNGITFSVIDCCKDNVEDHINQNTRAIFLETPTNPMMNVADIRVLSETARKYNLLLIVDNTFLSPYFQNPLDLGADIVVHSGTKYLGGHNDTLAGFLVTNRGDMSEKFRFLIKTTGAGLSPFDSWLILRGIKTLGIRMQKAQENAMEIANWLKKQKAVKRVIYPGLPEHPGYGTMKSQSRGFGAMLTFQLESREYALAVLEKVRMIRFAESLGGAETLITYPITQTHADVPEEIREKNGITDTTLRLSAGIENAKDLLEELDNVFHEIEGEKGGGKKS